The proteins below are encoded in one region of Methanomassiliicoccales archaeon:
- a CDS encoding 4Fe-4S dicluster domain-containing protein: MTGDLKSRVMAKCRDMGVDIIGFASADAWEQPPFEPWPPEAFRPKAIFPGCRTVIVLGLPVTLPILETSPSIWYQELYKNINAQLDERAYQLSEFLNKKGHASAYVPRDGYGSVELLLDNPYAFFSHRHAAYLAGLGTFGLNNMLLTKECGPRVRFVSVFTTAEIPAGKPMDKQLCIRCKRCIKACPVQAIGGVEYPQISINKGRCTRRSISLKKKYRSPCGICIKVCPVGEDRKLYGRKDLGLYGDPEKDPALFRSWEHVRTYGSL, from the coding sequence ATGACCGGGGACCTTAAGAGCCGGGTTATGGCCAAATGTCGGGACATGGGTGTGGACATCATCGGTTTTGCATCCGCCGACGCTTGGGAGCAGCCTCCGTTCGAACCCTGGCCACCGGAGGCCTTTCGACCCAAGGCGATATTTCCCGGCTGCCGCACGGTGATCGTTCTCGGCCTGCCGGTGACGCTGCCGATCCTGGAGACCTCACCATCCATCTGGTATCAGGAGCTATACAAGAACATCAATGCCCAGCTGGATGAACGGGCTTATCAGCTTTCCGAGTTCCTGAACAAAAAGGGACATGCCTCCGCCTACGTCCCACGCGATGGGTATGGGTCTGTGGAGCTGCTGCTTGACAATCCCTACGCCTTCTTCTCCCACCGCCACGCCGCCTACCTCGCTGGACTGGGAACGTTCGGGCTCAATAACATGCTGCTGACCAAAGAGTGCGGGCCGAGAGTGCGGTTCGTCTCAGTGTTCACCACTGCCGAGATACCCGCCGGGAAACCGATGGACAAGCAGCTCTGCATCCGCTGCAAGCGTTGCATCAAGGCCTGTCCGGTTCAAGCCATAGGCGGAGTGGAATACCCACAGATCTCAATTAACAAAGGCCGATGCACTCGTAGAAGCATCAGCCTTAAGAAGAAGTACCGATCCCCCTGCGGCATATGCATCAAAGTGTGCCCCGTTGGGGAAGATCGTAAGCTTTACGGTAGGAAGGACCTCGGCCTGTACGGTGACCCCGAAAAGGACCCGGCACTTTTCAGGTCTTGGGAGCATGTACGTACCTACGGTAGCCTGTGA
- a CDS encoding 4Fe-4S dicluster domain-containing protein → MSDAENDLPRPIIDEDECKGCGRCLSACPKKVLVRSTKMNRRGFYPVQYSGQGCTGCAICFYNCPEPYAIEVRDKGEE, encoded by the coding sequence ATGAGCGACGCCGAGAATGATCTCCCCCGACCGATCATCGATGAGGACGAATGCAAAGGGTGTGGACGCTGCCTCAGTGCTTGCCCTAAGAAGGTTCTGGTCAGATCGACCAAAATGAATCGCAGGGGATTTTACCCGGTCCAGTACTCCGGTCAGGGCTGCACTGGCTGCGCCATATGCTTCTACAATTGCCCGGAACCCTATGCCATTGAGGTTCGCGACAAGGGGGAGGAGTGA
- the vorB gene encoding 3-methyl-2-oxobutanoate dehydrogenase subunit VorB has translation MRKFVKGNEAVAIGAVYAGCEMYFGYPITPASDIAHAVAEYFPQLGREHLQAECETGAINMIFGAAAAGKLSMTASSGPGISLMQEGMSYLAGAQLPAVVVNVMRVGPGLGNIGPEQGDYNQAVKGGGHGNYHSLVLAPASVQEMCDLTMKAFELSFKYRNPAIVLADAVLGQMMEFLTFPEEVKVKPMTDGWAVHGDHESRCNLITSIYLDNELQERHNWALQEKYDAMQVEALAESYLLEDAEIVLTGYGTSARIARSAVDRLRDGGIKAGLLRPITLFPFPIEQLKKAAITGKILVVELSNGQYRDDLLLHLDRKISCQVDLINRMGGNMMKVEDVVERAKKMLREGGQ, from the coding sequence ATGAGAAAGTTCGTCAAGGGAAATGAGGCGGTGGCCATTGGAGCAGTGTACGCCGGATGCGAGATGTACTTCGGATATCCTATCACCCCTGCGAGCGACATAGCACACGCGGTGGCTGAATACTTCCCACAATTAGGAAGGGAGCATCTGCAGGCGGAATGTGAGACCGGGGCGATCAACATGATATTCGGTGCGGCCGCGGCCGGTAAGTTAAGCATGACCGCCTCCTCCGGACCGGGAATATCCTTGATGCAGGAAGGCATGTCATACCTCGCCGGAGCACAGCTACCAGCGGTAGTGGTCAACGTTATGAGGGTAGGACCTGGATTGGGCAACATCGGCCCAGAGCAGGGGGATTACAATCAGGCGGTCAAGGGCGGCGGCCATGGCAATTATCACAGCCTGGTCCTGGCGCCCGCCTCGGTACAGGAGATGTGCGATCTGACCATGAAGGCCTTCGAGCTTTCGTTCAAATACCGCAACCCGGCCATCGTTCTGGCGGACGCGGTGCTGGGACAGATGATGGAGTTCCTCACATTCCCTGAAGAAGTAAAGGTAAAACCCATGACGGATGGATGGGCAGTGCATGGGGATCATGAAAGCCGCTGCAATCTGATCACCTCCATATACCTGGACAACGAACTGCAGGAAAGGCACAACTGGGCGCTTCAGGAGAAGTACGACGCCATGCAGGTAGAGGCTCTGGCCGAGTCCTACCTTCTGGAAGATGCGGAGATAGTGCTCACCGGCTACGGTACCAGCGCCCGCATCGCCCGTTCGGCGGTGGACCGGCTTAGGGACGGGGGCATCAAGGCCGGATTGCTAAGGCCCATAACCCTGTTCCCGTTCCCGATCGAACAATTGAAGAAAGCGGCCATCACCGGAAAGATTTTGGTCGTGGAGCTGAGCAACGGTCAGTATCGAGACGACCTATTGCTCCATCTGGATAGAAAGATCTCTTGCCAAGTGGACCTCATCAACCGCATGGGAGGCAACATGATGAAGGTGGAGGACGTGGTGGAGAGGGCCAAGAAGATGCTGAGGGAGGGAGGGCAATGA
- a CDS encoding 2-oxoacid:acceptor oxidoreductase family protein encodes MIKRATGFNETFDRREKGTRATHYCPGCGHGIIHKLIAEAMADLGIQDRTVFVSPVGCAAFCYYYFDCGNVAGPHGRASAIATGVSRALPDSVVISYQGDGDLGAIGFNNAFQAANRGEHFACFFINNSIYAMTGGQMAPTTMIGQKTTTTPFGRDAAKEGYPLKVCEVLDQLHAPVYIERVSVADTKRIMQAKKAVRKALEIQRDGKGYAFVEFLSPCPTNWRMDPVTSAEFVTESMEKVFPLGCLRDRTAEDAPIPNQIPQLTLSQLFGEEHEGKAAEVDPAFKEKSFKFSGFGGQGVLSLGLVIAEAAGLAGRFVSWLPSYGPEQRGGYASCSVVVSGHEVGSPTVDDPEVLVVMSQPALEKYYNTVRPGGVMIYEASLPRPEPRDGVRVLAFPASKIAVESGTPKAANTALLGALTAMGLHGLPEEEVLAALDASFAAKPKLVERNRLVYRTAFEWAKNNF; translated from the coding sequence ATGATCAAGCGCGCCACTGGTTTCAATGAAACGTTCGATCGGAGGGAAAAAGGGACAAGAGCGACGCACTATTGCCCTGGCTGTGGACATGGGATCATCCACAAGCTCATAGCCGAGGCCATGGCCGACCTTGGCATTCAGGACCGCACCGTGTTCGTATCGCCGGTCGGATGCGCCGCCTTCTGCTATTACTATTTCGACTGCGGCAACGTGGCCGGTCCGCACGGGCGTGCTTCGGCCATCGCCACCGGTGTCTCCAGGGCTCTACCCGACAGCGTGGTAATCTCCTATCAGGGGGACGGGGACCTTGGAGCGATAGGTTTCAACAACGCATTCCAGGCAGCGAACCGCGGTGAACATTTCGCCTGCTTCTTCATCAACAATTCTATCTATGCCATGACCGGAGGGCAGATGGCCCCTACGACCATGATCGGTCAGAAGACCACGACCACCCCGTTCGGGCGCGACGCGGCCAAGGAAGGTTATCCACTAAAAGTGTGCGAGGTGCTGGACCAGCTGCATGCCCCGGTCTATATAGAGAGGGTCTCGGTCGCCGACACTAAAAGGATAATGCAGGCCAAGAAGGCCGTGAGAAAGGCATTGGAGATCCAAAGGGACGGCAAGGGATACGCCTTCGTGGAGTTCCTTTCTCCCTGTCCAACCAATTGGCGCATGGACCCGGTGACTTCCGCCGAGTTCGTCACCGAGAGTATGGAGAAGGTATTCCCTCTAGGATGTCTCAGGGACCGCACGGCCGAGGACGCACCCATACCCAACCAGATACCGCAACTGACCCTTTCCCAATTGTTCGGTGAGGAACATGAGGGAAAAGCCGCCGAGGTCGATCCCGCCTTTAAAGAGAAGAGCTTCAAGTTCTCCGGGTTCGGAGGTCAAGGCGTGCTCTCGCTTGGACTGGTCATCGCAGAGGCTGCCGGTCTGGCGGGACGCTTTGTATCCTGGCTACCAAGTTATGGACCGGAGCAGCGGGGCGGTTATGCATCTTGTTCGGTCGTTGTAAGTGGCCACGAAGTAGGATCTCCCACGGTGGACGATCCAGAGGTGTTGGTGGTCATGAGCCAGCCAGCACTGGAGAAGTACTACAACACCGTCAGACCGGGTGGTGTGATGATATATGAGGCCTCACTTCCTCGTCCAGAACCTAGGGATGGTGTACGTGTTCTGGCCTTCCCGGCATCGAAGATAGCCGTCGAGAGCGGAACGCCCAAGGCGGCCAACACCGCACTCTTGGGTGCGTTGACAGCGATGGGTCTGCACGGACTACCAGAAGAGGAAGTCCTAGCCGCTTTGGACGCCAGCTTCGCGGCCAAACCGAAGCTCGTCGAGAGGAACCGCTTGGTGTATCGGACCGCCTTCGAATGGGCGAAGAACAATTTCTGA
- a CDS encoding cupin domain-containing protein, protein MPSSEKIGTRVHTFRERLGMTIDDLAKNAGVDAALIRKVEDGEVYPPLGVMVKISRALGQRLGTFMDDQVREDPVIVRATDRIEETAAHNGGAGGQYHYYPLGKGKTDRHMEPLFIVIQPNGEKNTSSHEGEELIIVVKGEVELIYGKTTFTLKAGDSMYYNSIVPHHLGAANDANAEIYAVIYTPF, encoded by the coding sequence ATGCCCTCTTCTGAGAAGATCGGGACACGTGTTCACACATTCCGCGAGCGATTGGGAATGACCATTGACGACCTAGCCAAGAACGCAGGAGTGGACGCGGCCTTGATTCGAAAGGTGGAGGATGGAGAGGTCTATCCCCCGCTAGGCGTAATGGTGAAGATATCCCGAGCGTTAGGTCAGCGGCTGGGAACCTTCATGGACGACCAGGTGAGGGAAGACCCGGTCATCGTACGTGCCACCGACCGTATAGAAGAGACCGCCGCTCACAATGGAGGAGCGGGAGGTCAGTATCATTACTACCCCCTGGGAAAAGGCAAGACGGACAGGCATATGGAGCCCCTCTTCATCGTCATCCAACCGAACGGCGAGAAGAACACCTCCTCCCATGAGGGGGAGGAACTGATCATCGTGGTGAAAGGTGAGGTGGAGCTCATCTACGGTAAGACCACGTTCACACTGAAGGCTGGCGATTCCATGTACTACAATTCGATCGTGCCGCATCATCTAGGCGCAGCGAACGACGCGAACGCCGAGATTTACGCGGTGATCTACACCCCCTTCTGA
- a CDS encoding AMP-binding protein produces MAREDITREATIGQLLDEITEKVPDQDAVVYVDRDYRLTWREFRDTVDKTAKGLMALGVKKGEKVAIWATNVPHWVTLQFATAKIGAILLTININYRNAEIDYLLKQSDCENIFIIDGYRDTDYVQTLYELIPELKDQPRDGLHSDNYPQLKRVFFLGPEKHRGMYSWNELLALNVQVSDEEYRQRQGELSPYDVVNMQYTSGTTGFPKGVMLTHFNITNNGYWTGANQNFTPKDRVCVPVPLFHCFGCVLAVMACLNHGATMVILERYDPINVMMSIEREKCTALYGVPTMFIAILDHKLFHKFDFSSLRTGIMAGAPCPIKTMKECVERMNMTEVTNVYGLTETSPGMTQTRFDEPSLDRKCSTVGQHYPGVEVAIIDPETGRFCHVGEHGELCCRGHNVMKGYYNMPVETAKAIDKDGWLHSGDIGIQDAEGYFAVTGRLKDMIIRGGENIYPKEVEDFIHHMSGVQDVQVVGVPSEKYGEQPAAFLILKPGVTMTPDDVRDHCRGQIAFYKIPKYVHFIDEYPLTASGKIMKFKLRDLATQLWSDA; encoded by the coding sequence ATGGCAAGAGAGGATATCACCCGGGAGGCCACCATCGGCCAGCTTTTGGACGAAATAACCGAGAAGGTGCCGGATCAGGACGCGGTGGTCTATGTCGACCGCGATTATCGACTGACCTGGCGGGAGTTCCGGGACACTGTGGATAAGACCGCCAAAGGCCTGATGGCATTGGGCGTGAAGAAGGGCGAAAAGGTGGCGATATGGGCGACCAACGTGCCTCATTGGGTGACGCTGCAGTTCGCCACCGCCAAGATCGGAGCGATCCTGCTCACCATCAACATCAACTATCGCAACGCTGAGATCGATTACCTGTTGAAGCAATCGGACTGCGAGAACATCTTCATCATCGACGGCTATCGGGACACTGACTATGTCCAAACCCTCTACGAGCTGATCCCGGAACTGAAGGACCAGCCTCGCGATGGTCTTCATTCTGATAACTATCCTCAATTGAAGAGGGTTTTCTTCCTGGGTCCGGAGAAACATCGCGGCATGTATTCCTGGAACGAGCTGTTAGCCTTGAACGTCCAGGTCAGTGATGAGGAATATCGCCAGCGTCAGGGAGAGCTGTCGCCGTACGACGTGGTCAACATGCAGTACACCTCCGGTACCACTGGCTTCCCCAAAGGGGTGATGCTCACCCATTTCAACATCACCAACAACGGTTACTGGACCGGGGCCAATCAGAACTTCACCCCGAAGGACCGGGTCTGCGTTCCGGTACCGCTGTTCCACTGCTTCGGCTGCGTATTGGCGGTCATGGCCTGTCTGAACCACGGTGCCACCATGGTCATCCTGGAGAGGTACGATCCCATCAATGTCATGATGTCTATCGAGCGTGAGAAGTGCACCGCGTTGTATGGCGTACCCACCATGTTCATTGCCATCCTGGACCACAAACTATTCCATAAGTTCGATTTCTCATCGTTGCGCACTGGCATCATGGCCGGGGCGCCCTGCCCCATCAAGACCATGAAGGAATGCGTGGAACGCATGAACATGACCGAGGTCACCAACGTTTACGGGTTGACCGAGACCAGCCCAGGCATGACCCAGACGCGCTTTGACGAGCCGAGCCTGGATAGAAAATGCTCCACCGTAGGTCAGCATTATCCCGGTGTGGAAGTGGCTATCATCGATCCGGAGACCGGCCGGTTCTGCCATGTCGGGGAGCACGGTGAGCTGTGCTGCCGGGGCCATAACGTCATGAAAGGGTACTATAACATGCCCGTGGAGACCGCCAAGGCCATAGACAAGGATGGATGGCTGCATTCGGGGGATATCGGCATACAGGACGCGGAAGGTTACTTCGCCGTCACTGGCCGCCTTAAGGACATGATCATCCGAGGTGGCGAGAACATCTACCCCAAGGAAGTGGAGGACTTCATCCACCATATGTCGGGGGTGCAGGATGTGCAGGTGGTCGGCGTCCCCAGTGAAAAATATGGTGAGCAGCCGGCGGCCTTCCTTATACTGAAACCTGGGGTCACCATGACCCCGGATGACGTGCGGGACCATTGCCGGGGGCAGATCGCCTTTTACAAGATACCGAAGTACGTGCACTTCATCGACGAATATCCGTTGACGGCAAGTGGCAAGATAATGAAGTTCAAACTTAGGGACCTAGCTACCCAGCTATGGTCTGATGCTTGA
- a CDS encoding dual specificity protein phosphatase, giving the protein MEMEWIDETVAIGSWLDHRRHGMQRLQGIDLSMNARSLFDERFYFVGRRPNTAKIIRAAELLMELSNKGVKVMVHCYHGRDRSAFVVMVYLSRKLGIGYSEAFDIVRRGRPRARFHKDWVDAMGAEIEGKS; this is encoded by the coding sequence ATGGAAATGGAATGGATCGATGAGACGGTGGCCATAGGAAGTTGGTTGGACCATCGGAGGCATGGTATGCAGAGGCTGCAGGGTATAGATCTCAGTATGAACGCCCGATCCCTTTTCGACGAAAGGTTCTATTTCGTGGGTCGACGCCCCAACACGGCCAAGATCATCAGGGCCGCGGAACTGCTCATGGAACTCTCCAACAAAGGCGTGAAGGTCATGGTCCATTGCTATCACGGACGTGATCGTTCAGCGTTCGTGGTCATGGTTTACCTAAGCAGGAAGTTGGGGATCGGCTACTCAGAGGCTTTCGATATCGTCCGCCGAGGACGGCCACGTGCCAGGTTCCACAAGGATTGGGTGGACGCCATGGGCGCCGAGATCGAAGGAAAGTCTTGA
- a CDS encoding alpha/beta fold hydrolase, whose amino-acid sequence MPKAVLGDIQMNFEVHGEGEPLVLITGLGGEISFWKKFVPILSKKHRVLILDNRGAGDTEYPSTLFTMHTMAEDIMNLLDHLEIERSHVLGWSMGGNVAQEIAINHPDRVGALVLMSTYARRPERSAFAIDTMIRSADEGASFDSLMEMMQSWCLPEDYFKRLALAKPAQRRANGNGKRALEGFRGQKLALDLFDSHERLSSILSPTLVMHGEEDIMVAPHFAVELQKRIKEAKLEWVPGAGHIIPANKCCSQVLGFLADRPI is encoded by the coding sequence ATGCCGAAGGCCGTCCTTGGTGACATCCAGATGAACTTTGAGGTTCATGGTGAAGGAGAACCCCTGGTGCTCATCACCGGCCTTGGTGGTGAGATATCCTTCTGGAAGAAGTTCGTACCTATTCTATCGAAGAAGCACCGAGTGCTGATACTGGACAACCGGGGAGCGGGCGATACGGAATATCCGTCCACCCTTTTTACCATGCATACGATGGCCGAGGACATCATGAACCTCTTGGACCACCTGGAGATCGAGCGGTCCCACGTATTGGGATGGTCCATGGGCGGGAACGTGGCCCAGGAGATCGCCATCAACCACCCTGACCGCGTGGGAGCGTTAGTTCTCATGTCCACCTATGCAAGGAGGCCGGAACGATCCGCTTTCGCCATCGACACCATGATACGTTCGGCGGATGAGGGGGCCTCCTTCGATTCACTTATGGAAATGATGCAATCCTGGTGCCTGCCGGAGGATTACTTCAAACGGTTGGCGTTGGCCAAGCCGGCGCAGCGAAGGGCCAATGGCAACGGGAAAAGGGCCTTGGAGGGATTTCGCGGACAGAAGCTAGCTCTAGACCTTTTCGACAGTCACGAGCGACTATCGAGCATTTTGAGCCCTACCCTGGTCATGCACGGAGAGGAGGACATAATGGTCGCACCGCATTTCGCCGTGGAACTGCAGAAGCGCATCAAAGAGGCGAAGCTCGAGTGGGTTCCAGGCGCAGGACACATCATTCCGGCGAACAAGTGTTGCTCCCAGGTCCTGGGATTCTTGGCAGATCGCCCGATATGA
- the twy1 gene encoding 4-demethylwyosine synthase TYW1, whose amino-acid sequence MNKDLKEILQKQQYRLCGDHAGVKLCHWMKQSLLKGRTCYKQDFYGIRSHRCLQMTPVVNDCTHNCLFCWRVRGFESTVTKWQDPEVVLDTCIEGQRQLITGFKGDPRCSPAMWQEAREPKQVAISLAGEPTMYPYLGDFIELCHRRGMTTFLVTNGTFPEVLENLSTLPTQLYVTVAAPNEEIYRQLCVPRIPDGWDRIRRTLELLPSLNTRTVIRHTVVKDWNLGWEKEYAALDRLADPTFVEPKGFVFVGDSRRRMSMDNMPSHSEVLEFGRRLAEELGMTLLNEKSASRVAVFGEEGTSTKIPGLE is encoded by the coding sequence TTGAATAAGGACCTCAAGGAGATACTGCAGAAGCAGCAGTACCGATTATGCGGGGACCACGCCGGGGTAAAGCTATGTCACTGGATGAAGCAAAGCTTGCTGAAGGGGCGAACCTGTTACAAGCAGGACTTCTACGGCATCCGCTCCCATCGCTGCCTCCAGATGACCCCGGTGGTGAACGATTGCACTCACAATTGCCTTTTCTGCTGGAGAGTGCGCGGATTCGAGTCGACGGTCACGAAATGGCAGGACCCCGAGGTCGTGCTGGACACCTGCATCGAAGGGCAGCGTCAGCTGATCACCGGTTTCAAGGGTGATCCGCGCTGCTCTCCGGCCATGTGGCAGGAGGCCAGGGAACCGAAGCAGGTGGCGATATCGTTGGCGGGTGAACCGACAATGTATCCTTACCTGGGCGATTTCATCGAACTTTGTCATCGTCGGGGAATGACCACCTTCTTGGTGACCAACGGTACCTTCCCGGAGGTCCTGGAAAACCTGAGCACCTTACCAACGCAGCTCTACGTGACCGTGGCCGCGCCGAACGAGGAGATATACCGACAACTGTGCGTTCCGAGGATCCCGGACGGATGGGACCGAATAAGGCGCACTCTGGAACTATTGCCGTCCCTCAATACCCGCACGGTCATCAGACACACCGTGGTCAAGGATTGGAACCTTGGTTGGGAGAAGGAGTATGCCGCTCTTGACCGCCTTGCCGATCCGACCTTCGTCGAGCCGAAGGGCTTCGTGTTCGTCGGTGATTCGCGACGTCGAATGTCCATGGATAACATGCCCTCTCATTCCGAGGTGCTGGAGTTCGGGCGTCGTCTGGCTGAGGAACTGGGGATGACCCTGTTGAACGAAAAGTCGGCAAGCAGGGTGGCCGTCTTCGGCGAAGAGGGGACCAGTACTAAGATACCCGGTCTGGAATGA
- a CDS encoding replication factor C large subunit produces MGDDWTELYRPKGLVEVVGNPKVIKDLQQWALSWEEGRPSHRAVVLMGPPGVGKTSAALALANDFNWGVVEMNASDQRNAIAIKNVAGRGSRSETFTDEGEFLSSKEGRLKLIILDEADNIFGREDSGGVPAIADLVANTRQPVILIVNDFYALSRKSSAIKNNTMQIKVGRVQGNTMRGVLRKIALDQGLEVPQRVFETIIENSNGDMRAAVRDLQAVAEGNESIGDDDAFVLESRLSLRNMYDLMRDILHEGDAKRARHTMMDVDETPEHVMMWLDENVSLEYKGEDLHRAYEHLSRSDIFLSRVIRRQYYGFWAYASDHMSYGVTTSKSRTNRGWVQYRFPSYIMKMSRSKATRNMKSQISQKIADHTHTSTRRASQDVLPYLSTIFKADKDFRLAITIELNLGMEQVAYLLDKKVDSAEIKRLMQDVEDVLRSKEGDPNPVQKVFKETVVEEPKPSMKRSEPRGKQSSLFQYEG; encoded by the coding sequence ATGGGTGACGATTGGACGGAGCTGTACCGCCCCAAAGGACTGGTGGAAGTGGTCGGCAATCCCAAGGTGATCAAGGACCTGCAACAGTGGGCCCTATCCTGGGAGGAAGGTCGTCCTTCGCACAGGGCCGTAGTGCTCATGGGCCCCCCGGGCGTTGGCAAGACCAGCGCTGCTTTGGCTTTGGCCAACGATTTCAATTGGGGGGTGGTGGAGATGAACGCCTCCGATCAAAGGAACGCTATTGCCATCAAGAACGTGGCTGGGCGCGGCTCTCGTTCCGAGACCTTCACCGACGAAGGTGAGTTCCTTTCAAGCAAGGAAGGGCGCCTCAAGCTCATCATACTCGACGAAGCGGACAATATCTTCGGTCGGGAGGATTCTGGGGGCGTACCCGCCATAGCGGACCTCGTCGCCAACACCAGACAGCCGGTCATCCTCATAGTCAATGATTTCTACGCGCTCAGCAGGAAGAGCTCGGCCATCAAGAACAATACTATGCAAATAAAGGTGGGCAGGGTGCAGGGGAACACCATGCGCGGTGTTTTGCGCAAGATCGCCCTGGACCAAGGGTTGGAGGTTCCGCAGAGGGTTTTCGAGACCATCATCGAGAACTCCAATGGGGACATGAGGGCGGCGGTGCGTGACCTGCAGGCCGTGGCCGAAGGCAATGAGAGCATCGGGGATGATGACGCTTTCGTGCTGGAGAGCCGTCTGTCCCTGAGGAACATGTACGACCTCATGCGCGATATTTTGCACGAGGGAGACGCCAAGCGTGCTCGACATACCATGATGGACGTAGATGAGACCCCGGAGCATGTGATGATGTGGCTGGACGAGAACGTATCCTTGGAATACAAGGGTGAGGACCTGCACCGGGCCTACGAGCACCTTTCCCGTTCCGATATTTTTCTTTCCAGGGTGATAAGACGCCAATACTATGGGTTCTGGGCATATGCCTCCGATCATATGTCATACGGTGTTACGACATCCAAATCGCGAACGAACCGGGGATGGGTGCAATATCGTTTCCCCAGCTACATCATGAAGATGTCCCGGAGCAAGGCTACGCGCAACATGAAGTCCCAGATATCTCAGAAGATCGCGGATCACACCCACACCTCCACGCGTCGGGCATCGCAGGATGTATTGCCATATTTGAGCACCATCTTCAAGGCCGACAAGGATTTCCGTCTGGCCATCACAATAGAACTGAACCTGGGCATGGAGCAGGTCGCATATCTGCTGGACAAAAAGGTTGATTCCGCCGAGATCAAACGTCTCATGCAGGATGTGGAGGATGTCCTTCGGTCCAAAGAGGGTGATCCGAACCCCGTTCAAAAGGTTTTCAAGGAAACTGTGGTGGAGGAGCCAAAGCCGTCAATGAAGCGATCGGAACCCCGCGGAAAACAGAGCTCCTTATTCCAATATGAGGGGTGA